Proteins encoded in a region of the Triticum dicoccoides isolate Atlit2015 ecotype Zavitan chromosome 3A, WEW_v2.0, whole genome shotgun sequence genome:
- the LOC119270935 gene encoding uncharacterized protein LOC119270935, with the protein MICPVLLALALNLVDLNGEVYGHGVPIPLITMAGFTLITGICPLLACCFFERFFGLGVSPIPVTTSLATLSSCCLVVLACLIAQFIVSKSIFVTVGVICGILVLVRTVCYYVHDTRNDDGREYTTDMHSVLDESHEFLTSVTGILFLGFEGLALNGHGQTGRKGEELVGYISFIVCTFGVCLMFLEMTPPPCFAVHRHGSQEERSEGEQQIVCLTLVLDCIMAVGIFVLLLVVMLKLTPLEFALWVLLPPAVSFGQLPVLVALKGNTQDEQESRPASLELTKATFTGFLAVSVTAISNASPSKLTRFFLLLSSMAIGFGLSWRLLSQINIKSGLASCVSSAHVASAAKLASFCAHLCIVIATVLFVVMAGKASGK; encoded by the coding sequence ATGATATGCCCGGTGCTTCTCGCACTGGCTCTCAACTTAGTTGACCTCAATGGCGAGGTGTACGGACATGGTGTCCCTATACCGTTGATCACCATGGCAGGCTTTACTTTGATAACTGGCATCTGCCCCTTGCTCGCATGCTGCTTCTTTGAGCGATTCTTCGGCCTGGGCGTAAGTCCTATCCCCGTGACCACGAGTTTGGCAACCCTTTCGTCTTGTTGCCTCGTCGTCCTCGCCTGCTTGATTGCACAGTTCATTGTCTCCAAATCCATTTTTGTCACTGTTGGAGTCATCTGTGGAATCTTGGTCTTGGTTCGGACCGTCTGCTACTACGTGCACGACACACGGAATGACGATGGTCGGGAATACACAACGGACATGCACAGTGTACTGGATGAATCACATGAGTTCTTGACCAGTGTCACTGGAATTCTTTTTCTGGGGTTCGAAGGTCTGGCCCTCAATGGTCACGGTCAGACGGGTCGCAAGGGCGAGGAATTAGTGGGCTACATCAGTTTCATCGTCTGCACTTTTGGAGTGTGCTTAATGTTCCTCGAGATGACCCCACCTCCATGTTTTGCGGTACATAGGCATGGTAGCCAAGAAGAAAGAAGTGAGGGAGAGCAACAAATTGTGTGTTTGACTCTCGTCCTAGATTGCATCATGGCGGTTGGTATCTTTGTACTATTGTTGGTCGTCATGCTTAAGCTCACACCGCTTGAGTTTGCCTTGTGGGTCTTGCTGCCTCCGGCTGTAAGCTTCGGTCAACTTCCGGTCCTGGTTGCATTGAAGGGAAACACACAAGATGAACAAGAATCAAGGCCGGCGTCGCTGGAACTGACAAAGGCCACATTCACTGGATTCTTGGCCGTGTCGGTAACAGCCATAAGCAATGCTTCACCCAGCAAGTTGACCAGATTTTTTCTACTATTATCTTCCATGGCTATTGGGTTTGGTCTCTCATGGAGGCTCCTATCTCAGATTAACATAAAGAGTGGTCTCGCCAGTTGTGTTTCATCTGCACATGTTGCTTCCGCTGCCAAGCTTGCTTCCTTCTGCGCTCATTTATGCATTGTAATCGCTACAGTTCTATTCGTAGTAATGGCTGGTAAAGCAAGTGGGAAATGA
- the LOC119266634 gene encoding LEAF RUST 10 DISEASE-RESISTANCE LOCUS RECEPTOR-LIKE PROTEIN KINASE-like 2.4 isoform X3, producing MTNSVAFPRSVILQALAISSTVSVFLTKTGAEDTPGQAVCPSFSCGHLQDIHHPFRLRGDPPGCGFQEYELVCSDDQAIIQVNTGRYFITNISYPDSVFWVVDASLDNSSCPIPERNQHPYIHGLRSYYMFLLYMRTVKWAAFVSCSRMMKDNLIYKPIACRSTNTSFVYVLSTMQSYQVQNVEPSCGYLAMTPLGSWRPGPNDYYASYDYEDIVKFMRDGFALRFPFPAPEWTKKLFMQQMSSSSIQNKISVIFAIDVRFLGCVKNNSLSKYTKLYWAVLVIVSAISIMKLIIVLAVLSRLDFAPLSVLIFLAYKYWQTKISVDAVERFLQMQLALGPTRYAYTDITAITSHFKEKLGQGGYGSVYKGVLPGDVHVAIKMLVSSMSNGEEFISEVSSIGSIHHVNVVRLVGFCSEEMRRALVYEYMPHGSLEKYIFSPEKSFSWDKLNQIALGIARGIDYLHRGCDMQILHFDIKPHNILLDSDFTPKIADFGLAKLYPRDNSFLPVSAARGTVGYIAPEMVSRSFGAISSKSDVYSFGMLLLEMAGGRRNVDPQASRSQTYYPSWVYNQLSRQEAVGIHQVERKLCVVALWCIQMKPDDRPAMSEVLDMLEAGIDGLEMPPEPFFCGDEYAPAADSSVLSELSTLSE from the exons ATGACGAACTCCGTTGCATTTCCACGTTCTGTTATACTCCAAGCATTAGCAATCTCCTCCACAGTTTCAGTTTTTCTAACAAAGACTGGAGCGGAAGATACTCCGGGGCAAGCAGTTTGCCCCTCTTTCTCCTGTGGGCATCTCCAAGACATCCACCATCCTTTTCGATTGCGAGGTGATCCACCTGGTTGTGGTTTTCAAGAATACGAGCTTGTTTGTAGCGATGACCAGGCTATAATTCAAGTCAATACGGGAAGGTACTTCATCACCAACATCTCCTACCCCGACTCTGTTTTCTGGGTTGTTGATGCCAGTTTGGATAATAGCAGCTGCCCTATTCCTGAGAGGAATCAACATCCTTATATCCATGGATTGAGATCATATTACATGTTCCTGTTATATATGCGTACGGTTAAATGGGCTGCCTTTGTCAGTTGTTCGCGGATGATGAAAGATAATCTTATTTATAAGCCTATCGCTTGCCGGAGTACGAACACTTCTTTTGTTTATGTGTTGAGTACCATGCAATCTTATCAGGTTCAGAATGTTGAGCCTTCATGTGGATACTTGGCCATGACTCCTTTGGGAAGCTGGCGTCCGGGGCCAAATGATTATTATGCAAGTTATGATTATGAAGATATTGTAAAATTTATGAGGGATGGGTTTGCTCTTAGATTTCCTTTCCCAGCTCCAGAATGGAC CAAAAAACTGTTTATGCAGCAGATGTCTAGTTCAAGCATCCAAAATAAGATTTCTGTGATTTTTGCCATCGACGTGCGTTTCTTGGGATGTGTAAAAAACAACTCCTTGTCTAAATACACTAAATTGTATTGGGCTGTGTTAGTCATAGTATCTGCTATAAGTATCATGAAGCTCATTATCG TGTTGGCAGTACTATCCAGGTTAGACTTTGCACCGTTGTCTGTATTGATCTTCCTTGCCTACAAGTACTGGCAAACAAAGATATCAGTTGACGCAGTTGAGAGGTTCCTCCAGATGCAACTAGCCCTTGGCCCAACAAGGTACGCTTACACAGACATCACTGCGATCACTAGCCACTTCAAAGAGAAGTTGGGACAAGGAGGCTATGGGTCTGTGTACAAAGGTGTGCTTCCTGGTGACGTCCATGTTGCCATCAAAATGTTGGTCAGTTCCATGTCCAATGGAGAAGAATTCATCAGTGAGGTGTCCAGCATCGGAAGCATACACCATGTCAATGTAGTGCGTCTGGTGGGTTTCTGCTCAGAGGAAATGAGGAGGGCTCTTGTTTATGAGTACATGCCCCATGGATCTCTTGAGAAGTACATCTTCTCGCCAGAGAAGAGTTTCTCATGGGACAAGCTCAATCAGATTGCTCTGGGCATTGCCAGAGGGATCGACTACCTGCACCGAGGGTGTGATATGCAGATATTACACTTCGACATCAAGCCGCACAACATCCTGTTAGACAGTGATTTCACCCCAAAAATTGCTGACTTTGGGCTGGCGAAACTGTACCCCAGGGACAACAGCTTTTTGCCAGTGAGTGCTGCCCGGGGAACAGTTGGTTACATAGCTCCTGAGATGGTGTCCCGTAGCTTTGGCGCCATATCCTCCAAGTCTGATGTCTACAGCTTCGGGATGTTGTTGCTAGAGATGGCCGGAGGACGGAGGAACGTGGACCCACAAGCGTCAAGAAGCCAGACGTACTACCCGTCATGGGTGTACAATCAGCTGTCTCGGCAAGAGGCTGTTGGTATCCATCAGGTGGAGAGGAAGCTGTGCGTCGTTGCGCTTTGGTGCATCCAGATGAAGCCAGACGATCGACCGGCCATGAGCGAGGTGCTAGACATGCTCGAAGCTGGCATCGATGGCCTGGAGATGCCTCCTGAGCCCTTCTTCTGCGGGGACGAGTATGCTCCTGCTGCAGATTCTTCAGTATTATCAGAGTTAAGTACATTATCGGAGTGA
- the LOC119266634 gene encoding rust resistance kinase Lr10-like isoform X2 — protein MDIFLDPQDMPGKFKEMSSSSIQNKISVIFAIDVRFLGCVKNNSLSKYTKLYWAVLVIVSAISIMKLIIVLAVLSRLDFAPLSVLIFLAYKYWQTKISVDAVERFLQMQLALGPTRYAYTDITAITSHFKEKLGQGGYGSVYKGVLPGDVHVAIKMLVSSMSNGEEFISEVSSIGSIHHVNVVRLVGFCSEEMRRALVYEYMPHGSLEKYIFSPEKSFSWDKLNQIALGIARGIDYLHRGCDMQILHFDIKPHNILLDSDFTPKIADFGLAKLYPRDNSFLPVSAARGTVGYIAPEMVSRSFGAISSKSDVYSFGMLLLEMAGGRRNVDPQASRSQTYYPSWVYNQLSRQEAVGIHQVERKLCVVALWCIQMKPDDRPAMSEVLDMLEAGIDGLEMPPEPFFCGDEYAPAADSSVLSELSTLSE, from the exons ATGGACATATTCTTGGATCCTCAAGACATGCCTGGAAAATTCAAGGAG ATGTCTAGTTCAAGCATCCAAAATAAGATTTCTGTGATTTTTGCCATCGACGTGCGTTTCTTGGGATGTGTAAAAAACAACTCCTTGTCTAAATACACTAAATTGTATTGGGCTGTGTTAGTCATAGTATCTGCTATAAGTATCATGAAGCTCATTATCG TGTTGGCAGTACTATCCAGGTTAGACTTTGCACCGTTGTCTGTATTGATCTTCCTTGCCTACAAGTACTGGCAAACAAAGATATCAGTTGACGCAGTTGAGAGGTTCCTCCAGATGCAACTAGCCCTTGGCCCAACAAGGTACGCTTACACAGACATCACTGCGATCACTAGCCACTTCAAAGAGAAGTTGGGACAAGGAGGCTATGGGTCTGTGTACAAAGGTGTGCTTCCTGGTGACGTCCATGTTGCCATCAAAATGTTGGTCAGTTCCATGTCCAATGGAGAAGAATTCATCAGTGAGGTGTCCAGCATCGGAAGCATACACCATGTCAATGTAGTGCGTCTGGTGGGTTTCTGCTCAGAGGAAATGAGGAGGGCTCTTGTTTATGAGTACATGCCCCATGGATCTCTTGAGAAGTACATCTTCTCGCCAGAGAAGAGTTTCTCATGGGACAAGCTCAATCAGATTGCTCTGGGCATTGCCAGAGGGATCGACTACCTGCACCGAGGGTGTGATATGCAGATATTACACTTCGACATCAAGCCGCACAACATCCTGTTAGACAGTGATTTCACCCCAAAAATTGCTGACTTTGGGCTGGCGAAACTGTACCCCAGGGACAACAGCTTTTTGCCAGTGAGTGCTGCCCGGGGAACAGTTGGTTACATAGCTCCTGAGATGGTGTCCCGTAGCTTTGGCGCCATATCCTCCAAGTCTGATGTCTACAGCTTCGGGATGTTGTTGCTAGAGATGGCCGGAGGACGGAGGAACGTGGACCCACAAGCGTCAAGAAGCCAGACGTACTACCCGTCATGGGTGTACAATCAGCTGTCTCGGCAAGAGGCTGTTGGTATCCATCAGGTGGAGAGGAAGCTGTGCGTCGTTGCGCTTTGGTGCATCCAGATGAAGCCAGACGATCGACCGGCCATGAGCGAGGTGCTAGACATGCTCGAAGCTGGCATCGATGGCCTGGAGATGCCTCCTGAGCCCTTCTTCTGCGGGGACGAGTATGCTCCTGCTGCAGATTCTTCAGTATTATCAGAGTTAAGTACATTATCGGAGTGA
- the LOC119266634 gene encoding rust resistance kinase Lr10-like isoform X1, with protein sequence MDIFLDPQDMPGKFKEQMSSSSIQNKISVIFAIDVRFLGCVKNNSLSKYTKLYWAVLVIVSAISIMKLIIVLAVLSRLDFAPLSVLIFLAYKYWQTKISVDAVERFLQMQLALGPTRYAYTDITAITSHFKEKLGQGGYGSVYKGVLPGDVHVAIKMLVSSMSNGEEFISEVSSIGSIHHVNVVRLVGFCSEEMRRALVYEYMPHGSLEKYIFSPEKSFSWDKLNQIALGIARGIDYLHRGCDMQILHFDIKPHNILLDSDFTPKIADFGLAKLYPRDNSFLPVSAARGTVGYIAPEMVSRSFGAISSKSDVYSFGMLLLEMAGGRRNVDPQASRSQTYYPSWVYNQLSRQEAVGIHQVERKLCVVALWCIQMKPDDRPAMSEVLDMLEAGIDGLEMPPEPFFCGDEYAPAADSSVLSELSTLSE encoded by the exons ATGGACATATTCTTGGATCCTCAAGACATGCCTGGAAAATTCAAGGAG CAGATGTCTAGTTCAAGCATCCAAAATAAGATTTCTGTGATTTTTGCCATCGACGTGCGTTTCTTGGGATGTGTAAAAAACAACTCCTTGTCTAAATACACTAAATTGTATTGGGCTGTGTTAGTCATAGTATCTGCTATAAGTATCATGAAGCTCATTATCG TGTTGGCAGTACTATCCAGGTTAGACTTTGCACCGTTGTCTGTATTGATCTTCCTTGCCTACAAGTACTGGCAAACAAAGATATCAGTTGACGCAGTTGAGAGGTTCCTCCAGATGCAACTAGCCCTTGGCCCAACAAGGTACGCTTACACAGACATCACTGCGATCACTAGCCACTTCAAAGAGAAGTTGGGACAAGGAGGCTATGGGTCTGTGTACAAAGGTGTGCTTCCTGGTGACGTCCATGTTGCCATCAAAATGTTGGTCAGTTCCATGTCCAATGGAGAAGAATTCATCAGTGAGGTGTCCAGCATCGGAAGCATACACCATGTCAATGTAGTGCGTCTGGTGGGTTTCTGCTCAGAGGAAATGAGGAGGGCTCTTGTTTATGAGTACATGCCCCATGGATCTCTTGAGAAGTACATCTTCTCGCCAGAGAAGAGTTTCTCATGGGACAAGCTCAATCAGATTGCTCTGGGCATTGCCAGAGGGATCGACTACCTGCACCGAGGGTGTGATATGCAGATATTACACTTCGACATCAAGCCGCACAACATCCTGTTAGACAGTGATTTCACCCCAAAAATTGCTGACTTTGGGCTGGCGAAACTGTACCCCAGGGACAACAGCTTTTTGCCAGTGAGTGCTGCCCGGGGAACAGTTGGTTACATAGCTCCTGAGATGGTGTCCCGTAGCTTTGGCGCCATATCCTCCAAGTCTGATGTCTACAGCTTCGGGATGTTGTTGCTAGAGATGGCCGGAGGACGGAGGAACGTGGACCCACAAGCGTCAAGAAGCCAGACGTACTACCCGTCATGGGTGTACAATCAGCTGTCTCGGCAAGAGGCTGTTGGTATCCATCAGGTGGAGAGGAAGCTGTGCGTCGTTGCGCTTTGGTGCATCCAGATGAAGCCAGACGATCGACCGGCCATGAGCGAGGTGCTAGACATGCTCGAAGCTGGCATCGATGGCCTGGAGATGCCTCCTGAGCCCTTCTTCTGCGGGGACGAGTATGCTCCTGCTGCAGATTCTTCAGTATTATCAGAGTTAAGTACATTATCGGAGTGA